One genomic segment of Ricinus communis isolate WT05 ecotype wild-type chromosome 5, ASM1957865v1, whole genome shotgun sequence includes these proteins:
- the LOC8283300 gene encoding trihelix transcription factor ASR3 → MSEPPPPLQQPPPLPPPPLHLPLLPFSTITTTTTTISSSSNREYRKGNWTIQETLTLITAKKLDDERRSKPSTVASTSKPGELRWKWVENYCWAHGCFRSQNQCNDKWDNLLRDFKKVRDYQARSNDSDSSSFPSYWTMERHQRKFYNLPSNMSLEVFEALNEVVQRRYNTNITTTPQQQHVSAVAPPPVPVTSVREAMPETVVMDAPAVPERSESSATESSDKHDGNTGPKRRKVRNIGASIKRSASFLAQTIRNCEEKKHKRHQELLEFEQRRLQLEETRNEVNKQGMTDLVLAVTKLSTAIQSLISNQT, encoded by the exons ATGTCCGAACCTCCACCACCACTCCAACAACCACCGCCACTACCGCCACCACCTTTACACCTCCCCCTTCTCCCTTTCTCTACCATCACCACCACAACCACCACCATCAGTAGCAGCAGCAACCGTGAATATAGAAAAGGAAACTGGACAATTCAagaaaccctaacccttataACTGCTAAGAAACTCGACGATGAGCGACGTTCCAAACCCAGCACCGTCGCTTCCACTTCTAAACCAGGGGAACTCCGGTGGAAATGGGTGGAGAACTACTGTTGGGCTCATGGCTGTTTCCGTAGCCAAAACCAATGCAATGATAAATGGGATAATCTCCTTCGTGACTTCAAGAAAGTTCGTGATTATCAAGCAAGATCCAATGATTCTGATTCTAgttcttttccttcttattGGACAATGGAGAGACATCAAAGAAAGTTTTATAATCTTCCTTCTAATATGTCCCTTGAAGTTTTTGAAGCTCTTAACGAAGTTGTTCAAAGAAGATACAATACAAACATCACTACAACGCCACAACAACAGCATGTTTCAGCAGTTGCACCTCCCCCAGTTCCGGTGACATCTGTCCGGGAAGCTATGCCGGAAACTGTGGTGATGGACGCCCCGGCGGTTCCAG AAAGATCAGAATCATCTGCGACAGAATCAAGTGATAAACACGATGGTAATACAGGACcaaaaagaaggaaagttAGAAACATTGGCGCAAGTATTAAGCGGAGTGCTTCTTTTTTAGCTCAGACAATAAGAAACTGCGAAGAGAAAAAACATAAGAGACATCAAGAACTACTGGAGTTCGAACAACGTAGGCTTCAACTTGaagaaacaagaaatgaaGTGAACAAACAAGGAATGACTGATCTTGTTTTGGCTGTTACCAAGCTTTCAACTGCAATTCAGTCACTCATATCGAAtcaaacatga
- the LOC8283299 gene encoding SWI/SNF complex component SNF12 homolog isoform X1: MSVNNNNNNPPPMSLGQSSSPFGNAGMVNPSAPINPAFSQSQSQAQMGTGFQSQFQLSQAQATAQAQLKAQQVHAQAQAQAQAQAQAQAAHLQARAQAAHVAQVQSAQAQFQAHLQGLSLSQAQNAGIANLGSSSPSFTTPGSMNAKRLPQKPPVRPPGVPMANMISPLKNMDLTPAARRKKQKLPEKQLQDRVAAILPESALYTQLLEFEARVDAALNRKKVDIQEALKSPPCTQKTLRIYVFNTFANQIRTIPKKPNADPPTWTLKIVGRILEDGIDPDQPGVVQKSNPLYPKFSSFFKRVTIMLDQRLYPDNHMIVWEHSRTPAPHEGFEVKRKGDKEFTVTIRLEMNYVPEKYKLSPALMEVLGIEVDTRPRIIAAIWHYVKARKLQNPEDPSFFNCDPPLHKVFGEAKMKFTMVSQKISQHLSSPQPIVLEHKIKLSGNSPAGTACYDVVVDVPFPIQRELSTLLANAEKNKEIDTCDEAICSAIRKIHEHRRRRAFFLGFSQSPVEFINALIESQSRDLKLVAGEGSRSAEKERRADFFNQPWVEDAVIRYLNRKPTAGSDAPGST, encoded by the exons ATGTCtgtcaataataataataacaatccACCGCCAATGAGTCTAGGGCAATCTTCTTCGCCATTTGGGAATGCTGGGATGGTTAATCCTTCGGCGCCTATTAACCCAGCATTCTCGCAGTCACAGTCTCAGGCACAAATGGGCACTGGCTTTCAGAGTCAGTTTCAGCTATCTCAAGCACAAGCCACTGCTCAGGCTCAGTTGAAAGCACAGCAGGTCCATGCACAGGCTCAGGCTCAGGCACAGGCACAGGCACAGGCACAAGCAGCTCATTTACAAGCACGGGCTCAAGCAGCTCATGTTGCGCAAGTTCAATCAGCTCAAGCACAATTCCAAGCACACTTACAAGGACTCTCTCTTAGTCAAGCTCAGAATGCTGGCATAGCCAATTTAGGATCATCTTCACCTTCATTTACAACTCCTGGTAGTATGAATGCCAAACGGCTGCCCCAAAAGCCCCCAGTTAGGCCCCCGGGTGTTCCCATGGCTAACATGATTTCCCCATTGAAAAATATGGATCTTACTCCTGCAGCTCGTAGGAAGAAGCAGAAGCTCCCAGAGAAGCAGCTACAAGATAGAGTTGCAGCAATTTTGCCCGAGTCAGCACTCTACACACAGCTGCTTGAGTTTGAGGCTCGTGTTGATGCTGctttaaatagaaagaagGTTGATATCCAGGAGGCGCTTAAAAGCCCTCCTTGTACTCAGAAAACACTTCGGATTTATGTGTTTAACACATTTGCCAATCAGATCAGAACAATTCCTAAGAAGCCGAATGCTGATCCCCCAACTTGGACTTTGAAGATTGTTGGGAGAATATTGGAAGATGGGATAGATCCTGACCAGCCTGGAGTGGTTCAGAAATCAAATCCCTTGTATCCAAagttttcatcttttttcAAGAGAGTGACTATTATGTTGGATCAGAGATTATATCCTGATAATCATATGATTGTATGGGAGCATTCTCGAACACCTGCACCACATGAGGGTTTTGAAGTGAAGAGAAAGGGAGATAAAGAGTTCACTGTAACTATAAGATTGGAAATGAACTATGTGCCTGAGAAATATAAGCTCTCTCCTGCTCTGATGGAAGTTCTAGGTATCGAGGTTGACACCCGTCCAAGAATAATAGCTGCAATCTGGCATTATGTGAAGGCTAGGAAACTTCAGAACCCTGAGGACCCTTCCTTCTTCAATTGTGATCCACCTCTTCATAAAGTATTTGGGGAAGCAAAGATGAAGTTCACTATGGTTTCACAGAAGATATCTCAGCATTTATCTTCACCTCAGCCAATAGTTTTGGAGCATAAGATAAAGCTTTCAGGGAATAGTCCAGCTGGAACTGCATGCTATGATGTGGTGGTGGATGTCCCTTTTCCAATCCAGAGGGAGTTGTCTACTTTGTTGGCCAATGCagagaagaacaaagagaTTGATACCTGCGATGAAGCAATATGTTCAGCTATAAGGAAAATTCACGAACATCGTAGGAGGCGGGCATTCTTTCTTGGCTTCAGTCAATCACctgttgaatttattaatgCTCTGATTGAATCTCAAAGCAGGGATTTGAAGCTTGTAGCTGGAGAAGGTAGTCGAAGTGCTGAGAAAGAGCGCCGTGCAGATTTCTTCAACCAACCATG GGTTGAAGATGCTGTTATCCGCTACTTGAATCGTAAGCCAACTGCTGGAAGTGATGCTCCTGGAAGCACGTGA
- the LOC8283299 gene encoding SWI/SNF complex component SNF12 homolog isoform X2 yields MVNPSAPINPAFSQSQSQAQMGTGFQSQFQLSQAQATAQAQLKAQQVHAQAQAQAQAQAQAQAAHLQARAQAAHVAQVQSAQAQFQAHLQGLSLSQAQNAGIANLGSSSPSFTTPGSMNAKRLPQKPPVRPPGVPMANMISPLKNMDLTPAARRKKQKLPEKQLQDRVAAILPESALYTQLLEFEARVDAALNRKKVDIQEALKSPPCTQKTLRIYVFNTFANQIRTIPKKPNADPPTWTLKIVGRILEDGIDPDQPGVVQKSNPLYPKFSSFFKRVTIMLDQRLYPDNHMIVWEHSRTPAPHEGFEVKRKGDKEFTVTIRLEMNYVPEKYKLSPALMEVLGIEVDTRPRIIAAIWHYVKARKLQNPEDPSFFNCDPPLHKVFGEAKMKFTMVSQKISQHLSSPQPIVLEHKIKLSGNSPAGTACYDVVVDVPFPIQRELSTLLANAEKNKEIDTCDEAICSAIRKIHEHRRRRAFFLGFSQSPVEFINALIESQSRDLKLVAGEGSRSAEKERRADFFNQPWVEDAVIRYLNRKPTAGSDAPGST; encoded by the exons ATGGTTAATCCTTCGGCGCCTATTAACCCAGCATTCTCGCAGTCACAGTCTCAGGCACAAATGGGCACTGGCTTTCAGAGTCAGTTTCAGCTATCTCAAGCACAAGCCACTGCTCAGGCTCAGTTGAAAGCACAGCAGGTCCATGCACAGGCTCAGGCTCAGGCACAGGCACAGGCACAGGCACAAGCAGCTCATTTACAAGCACGGGCTCAAGCAGCTCATGTTGCGCAAGTTCAATCAGCTCAAGCACAATTCCAAGCACACTTACAAGGACTCTCTCTTAGTCAAGCTCAGAATGCTGGCATAGCCAATTTAGGATCATCTTCACCTTCATTTACAACTCCTGGTAGTATGAATGCCAAACGGCTGCCCCAAAAGCCCCCAGTTAGGCCCCCGGGTGTTCCCATGGCTAACATGATTTCCCCATTGAAAAATATGGATCTTACTCCTGCAGCTCGTAGGAAGAAGCAGAAGCTCCCAGAGAAGCAGCTACAAGATAGAGTTGCAGCAATTTTGCCCGAGTCAGCACTCTACACACAGCTGCTTGAGTTTGAGGCTCGTGTTGATGCTGctttaaatagaaagaagGTTGATATCCAGGAGGCGCTTAAAAGCCCTCCTTGTACTCAGAAAACACTTCGGATTTATGTGTTTAACACATTTGCCAATCAGATCAGAACAATTCCTAAGAAGCCGAATGCTGATCCCCCAACTTGGACTTTGAAGATTGTTGGGAGAATATTGGAAGATGGGATAGATCCTGACCAGCCTGGAGTGGTTCAGAAATCAAATCCCTTGTATCCAAagttttcatcttttttcAAGAGAGTGACTATTATGTTGGATCAGAGATTATATCCTGATAATCATATGATTGTATGGGAGCATTCTCGAACACCTGCACCACATGAGGGTTTTGAAGTGAAGAGAAAGGGAGATAAAGAGTTCACTGTAACTATAAGATTGGAAATGAACTATGTGCCTGAGAAATATAAGCTCTCTCCTGCTCTGATGGAAGTTCTAGGTATCGAGGTTGACACCCGTCCAAGAATAATAGCTGCAATCTGGCATTATGTGAAGGCTAGGAAACTTCAGAACCCTGAGGACCCTTCCTTCTTCAATTGTGATCCACCTCTTCATAAAGTATTTGGGGAAGCAAAGATGAAGTTCACTATGGTTTCACAGAAGATATCTCAGCATTTATCTTCACCTCAGCCAATAGTTTTGGAGCATAAGATAAAGCTTTCAGGGAATAGTCCAGCTGGAACTGCATGCTATGATGTGGTGGTGGATGTCCCTTTTCCAATCCAGAGGGAGTTGTCTACTTTGTTGGCCAATGCagagaagaacaaagagaTTGATACCTGCGATGAAGCAATATGTTCAGCTATAAGGAAAATTCACGAACATCGTAGGAGGCGGGCATTCTTTCTTGGCTTCAGTCAATCACctgttgaatttattaatgCTCTGATTGAATCTCAAAGCAGGGATTTGAAGCTTGTAGCTGGAGAAGGTAGTCGAAGTGCTGAGAAAGAGCGCCGTGCAGATTTCTTCAACCAACCATG GGTTGAAGATGCTGTTATCCGCTACTTGAATCGTAAGCCAACTGCTGGAAGTGATGCTCCTGGAAGCACGTGA
- the LOC8283296 gene encoding lignin-forming anionic peroxidase produces the protein MELPVPSNTLASKAAAFLFMFLLVNIACQAQLTSTFYANSCPNALSTIRTSIRNSIAADRRMAASLIRLHFHDCFVQGCDASILLDETPTIDSEKNALPNKDSARGYGVIGKAKSEVEKICPGVVSCADILAVAARDASAYVGGPSWTVMLGRKDSTTASRTLANTELPSFKDGLDRLISSFQIKGLSARDMVALSGAHTLGQAQCFTFRDRIYSNGPDIDAGFASTRRRGCPAIGDDANLAALDLVTPNSFDNNYFKNLIQKKGLLESDQILFSGGSTDSIVLEYSRSPATFNSDFASAMIKMGNILNANAGQIRKICSAVN, from the exons ATGGAGCTACCAGTTCCCAGTAATACTTTAGCATCTAAAGCAGCGGCTTTCTTGTTTATGTTTCTGCTTGTAAACATAGCATGCCAAGCTCAACTTACCTCCACGTTTTACGCCAATTCCTGTCCAAATGCTCTTAGTACTATCAGAACTTCCATCAGGAATTCAATTGCAGCAGATCGGAGAATGGCAGCTTCTCTCATCCGTCTTCACTTTCACGATTGCTTCGTTCAG GGTTGTGATGCCTCTATCTTACTCGACGAGACTCCAACTATAGACAGTGAAAAGAATGCATTACCCAATAAGGATTCTGCCAGAGGCTACGGAGTAATAGGCAAAGCAAAATCTGAAGTAGAGAAGATATGCCCAGGAGTTGTATCTTGTGCAGATATACTAGCTGTGGCAGCAAGGGATGCTTCTGCTTAT GTGGGTGGTCCATCATGGACAGTGATGCTTGGAAGAAAAGACTCAACTACTGCAAGTCGAACTTTAGCGAACACTGAACTTCCTAGTTTTAAAGATGGCCTCGACAGACTTATTTCTAGCTTTCAAATCAAAGGCCTTAGTGCAAGGGATATGGTTGCTTTGTCGG GTGCTCATACACTTGGTCAAGCTCAATGCTTTACATTCCGCGATAGGATTTACAGCAATGGACCTGATATTGATGCTGGATTTGCTAGCACTCGCCGCCGTGGTTGTCCAGCTATTGGGGATGATGCAAATTTGGCTGCGCTTGATTTAGTCACACCCAATTCTTTTGACAACAATTACTTCAAGAATCTGATACAAAAGAAAGGTCTTCTTGAATCCGATCAAATTCTTTTCAGTGGAGGTTCTACGGACAGCATTGTGTTGGAATATAGCAGGAGCCCTGCAACTTTCAATTCTGATTTTGCATCTGCCATGATCAAAATGGGAAACATCCTCAACGCGAATGCAGGGCAGATAAGGAAGATTTGCAGTGCTGTTAACTAG
- the LOC8283295 gene encoding lignin-forming anionic peroxidase, producing the protein MATSVSKILLSPAKAATFLFTLLILGTACHAQLTSTFYDSLCPNALSTIRTSIRNSIAAERRMAASLIRLHFHDCFIQGCDASVLLDETSTIESEKTALPNKDSARGYEVIDKAKTEVEKICPGVVSCADILSVAARDSSAYVGGPSWTVMLGRRDSTTASRTLANSELPSFKDGLDRLISRFQSKGLSARDMVALSGAHTLGQAQCFTFRDRIYSNGTEIDAGFASTRKRSCPAVGGDANLAPLDLVTPNSFDNNYFKNLMQRKGLLESDQILLSGGSTDSIVSGYSRSPSTFSSDFASAMIKMGNIDPLTGTAGQIRRICSAIN; encoded by the exons ATGGCAACTTCAGTTTCCAAAATCTTGTTATCTCCTGCAAAGGCAGCTACTTTCTTGTTCACGTTGCTGATTTTGGGCACTGCATGCCATGCACAACTTACCTCTACATTTTATGACAGTTTATGTCCGAATGCACTCAGTACTATTCGAACTTCCATCAGGAATTCAATTGCTGCAGAACGAAGAATGGCTGCGTCTCTCATTCGCTTACATTTTCATGATTGCTTTATTCAG GGTTGTGATGCCTCTGTCCTGCTTGATGAGACTTCAACTATCGAGAGTGAAAAGACTGCACTACCTAACAAGGACTCTGCCAGAGGTTATGAAGTCATTGACAAAGCAAAAACTGAAGTCGAGAAGATATGTCCTGGAGTTGTATCTTGTGCCGATATACTCTCTGTAGCAGCAAGGGATTCATCTGCATAC gTTGGAGGTCCATCATGGACAGTGATGCTTGGAAGAAGAGACTCAACTACTGCAAGTCGAACTCTTGCCAACAGTGAACTTCCTAGTTTTAAAGATGGCCTTGACAGACTTATTTCTCGTTTTCAGAGTAAAGGCCTTAGTGCAAGGGACATGGTTGCTTTATCAG GTGCTCATACATTAGGTCAAGCTCAATGCTTTACCTTCCGCGATAGAATATACAGCAATGGCACTGAGATTGATGCTGGGTTTGCTAGCACCCGCAAGCGTAGTTGTCCAGCTGTTGGTGGCGATGCAAATTTGGCTCCACTTGATTTGGTCACCCCCAATTCTTTTGACAATAATTACTTCAAGAACTTGATGCAAAGAAAAGGTCTTCTTGAATCAGATCAAATTCTTTTGAGTGGAGGTTCTACAGACAGCATAGTCTCAGGATATAGCAGGAGTCCTTCTACTTTCAGCTCCGATTTTGCATCTGCCATGATCAAAATGGGAAATATTGATCCTCTTACGGGAACTGCTGGTCAAATAAGGAGAATCTGCAGCGCTATAAATTAG
- the LOC8283294 gene encoding lignin-forming anionic peroxidase — protein MVTTASKFFLSPAKAAAIVFMLLLLNPACQAQLSSKFYDKTCPKALTTIRTSIKTAIARERRMAASLIRLHFHDCFVQGCDASILLDETSSIQSEKSALPNKDSARGYEVIDTAKSAVEKICPGVVSCADILAVAARDASAYVGGPSWTVRLGRRDSKTASRTLANRDLPSFRDGLDRLISRFRSKGLSARDMVALSGSHTLGQAQCFTFRERIYSNGTKIEAGFASTRRRRCPAIGGDANLAALDLVTPNSFDNNYFKNLIQKKGLLQSDQVLFSGGSTDSIVLEYSKNRETFNSDFATAMVKMGNLINPSRGEIRRICSAVNK, from the exons ATGGTAACTACAGCTTCCAAATTCTTTCTATCTCCAGCAAAAGCCGCAGCCATCGTGTTTATGTTGCTGCTTTTGAACCCGGCATGCCAGGCCCAACTCAGCTCTAAGTTTTATGACAAAACATGTCCAAAGGCCCTCACTACTATCAGAACTTCCATTAAAACTGCTATTGCAAGAGAACGTAGAATGGCTGCATCTCTCATTCGCTTGCATTTTCATGATTGCTTTGTTCAG GGTTGTGATGCCTCCATTTTACTGGATGAGACTTCATCTATCCAGAGCGAGAAGTCTGCACTGCCCAATAAGGATTCTGCTAGAGGTTATGAAGTCATCGACACAGCGAAATCTGCAGTGGAGAAGATATGTCCTGGAGTTGTTTCCTGCGCTGATATCCTTGCTGTTGCAGCAAGAGATGCATCTGCCTAT GTCGGTGGTCCATCCTGGACTGTAAGGCTTGGAAGAAGGGATTCAAAGACTGCAAGTAGAACCCTAGCCAACAGGGACCTTCCTAGTTTTAGAGATGGCCTTGACAGACTTATATCTCGCTTCCGAAGCAAAGGCCTAAGTGCTCGGGACATGGTTGCTTTATCAG GTTCCCATACTCTAGGACAAGCTCAATGCTTTACATTTCGCGAAAGGATATACAGCAATGGCACTAAAATTGAAGCTGGATTCGCTAGCACTCGCAGACGCCGTTGTCCTGCTATCGGGGGCGATGCAAATTTAGCTGCACTCGATCTAGTCACACCCAATTCCTTCGACAACAATTACTTCAAGAATTTGATACAAAAGAAAGGTCTTCTTCAATCTGATCAAGTTCTTTTCAGCGGAGGTTCTACGGACAGCATTGTGTTGGAGTATAGCAAAAATCGTGAAACTTTCAATTCAGATTTCGCAACTGCCATGGTCAAGATGGGAAATCTTATCAACCCATCTCGTGGTGAAATAAGGAGAATCTGCAGTGCCGTCAACAAGTAA
- the LOC8283293 gene encoding pentatricopeptide repeat-containing protein At5g13770, chloroplastic: MAYTRNVWHNEISLLMAISRSPDWSVASIKSCRKPHKIIVFTPSWKTLPFLSLPCFSNLSLFQLNASSCPSPILEEPSTNFPVIQLDFRVQNSQEYQIPDSKSLNKFLCGILRDPRTEHLAYEYYKKATERQEFRPDKPMLKLLIRYLMQSKNWDLILPVADDFNKYNVLPDSNTCSRLVYSCIKTRKFRIVESLLECFKCYSEIPVLAFDSAMRGYNKLHMYSSTISVYEKMKAAGIFMDSGGYCHIMKAYQKIGNTGKVLALFHEFESRELKHSRLALTQIYRVLCDSLGKSGRVFEALEYFGDMRKKGILGDSQIYASLISSFASIREVHVAEELFKEAEENKMLKGPEIFLKLVLMYVDEGLLEKTLEIVKVMKRLKVRMSDCIFCAIVNGFARRRGFRAAVRIYEELKSDGCEPGQVTYASIINAYCRTGLYSKAEMVFLEMQGKGFDKCVVAYSSIVAMYGKTGRTRDAMRLVAKMKVKGCEPNVWIYNSLLDMHGRVKNLRQVEKLWKEMKRRKVAPDKVTYTSVIAAYNKAKEFETCVRYYHEYRFNGGVIDKAVAGVMVGVFSKIGRIDELLKLLQDIKTEGTQLDGRLYRSAFNALRDAGLQMQAKWMQESFEAI; this comes from the coding sequence ATGGCATACACAAGAAACGTATGGCATAATGAAATTTCATTGCTAATGGCAATTTCAAGATCTCCAGATTGGTCAGTAGCTTCCATTAAGTCTTGCAGAAAACCCCACAAGATCATCGTCTTCACTCCTTCATGGAAAACCCTTCCATTTTTGTCACTCCCATGCTTCTCCAATCTTTCTCTATTTCAACTCAACGCTTCAAGTTGCCCTTCTCCAATCCTGGAAGAGCCATCCACAAATTTTCCTGTCATTCAACTAGACTTCAGAGTTCAAAATTCTCAAGAATATCAGATACCAGACTCCAAGAGTTTAAATAAGTTCTTATGTGGAATACTTCGAGATCCAAGAACTGAACATTTAGCTTATGAGTACTACAAGAAAGCAACGGAAAGGCAAGAATTTAGACCTGATAAACCAATGTTAAAGCTTCTAATAAGGTACTTGATGCAATCAAAGAATTGGGATTTGATTTTACCAGTTGCTGATGATTTCAACAAGTATAATGTGTTGCCTGATAGCAATACTTGTTCAAGGCTTGTTTATAGTTGCATTAAAACCAGAAAATTCAGAATAGTAGAATctctacttgaatgtttcaAATGTTATAGTGAAATTCCTGTCTTGGCTTTTGATTCAGCAATGAGAGGATATAATAAGCTACATATGTATAGTAGCACAATATCtgtatatgaaaaaatgaaagcAGCAGGCATCTTCATGGATTCTGGGGGTTATTGCCATATAATGAAGGCATACCAGAAAATTGGTAATACTGGAAAGGTTCTTGCATTGTTTCATGAATTTGAAAGTAGAGAACTAAAACATTCAAGATTAGCTTTAACCCAAATTTATAGGGTATTATGCGACTCATTAGGGAAATCGGGCAGAGTTTTTGAAGCTCTTGAATACTTTGGAGatatgagaaagaaaggaaTTTTGGGGGATTCTCAAATTTACGCTTCTTTAATATCTTCATTTGCAAGCATTCGAGAGGTTCATGTGGCTGAAGAACTATTTAAAGAAGCTGAAGAGAATAAAATGTTGAAGGGCCctgaaatatttttgaaacttGTGTTGATGTATGTAGATGAAGGGCTATTGGAGAAAACTCTTGAGATCGTGAAAGTGATGAAGCGTCTAAAAGTGAGGATGTCTGATTGCATATTCTGTGCAATTGTTAATGGATTTGCTAGGAGGAGAGGGTTTCGTGCAGCGGTGAGAATTTATGAGGAGTTGAAATCTGATGGCTGTGAACCTGGACAGGTGACATATGCTTCGATAATAAACGCATATTGTCGAACTGGGTTATATTCAAAAGCTGAAATGGTGTTCTTGGAGATGCAGGGAAAAGGATTCGACAAATGTGTTGTGGCATATTCTAGCATAGTCGCAATGTATGGAAAGACAGGAAGGACAAGAGATGCAATGAGGCTCGTAGCGAAAATGAAAGTAAAGGGGTGTGAACCAAATGTATGGATATACAATTCATTGTTGGATATGCATGGGAGAGTCAAGAACTTGAGGCAGGTGGAGAAGCTGTGGAAGGAAATGAAGAGAAGGAAAGTGGCGCCTGATAAGGTAACTTATACTAGTGTAATTGCCGCGTACAATAAGGCTAAGGAGTTTGAAACGTGTGTGAGATACTATCATGAGTACAGATTTAATGGAGGAGTGATTGATAAAGCTGTGGCAGGAGTCATGGTTGGGGTTTTCTCGAAAATTGGCCGAATCGATGAGTTGTTGAAGCTTCTTCAGGACATAAAAACAGAAGGCACACAGTTGGATGGAAGACTATACCGATCTGCTTTCAACGCCTTGAGAGATGCAGGGCTACAAATGCAAGCCAAATGGATGCAGGAGAGCTTCGAGGCAATATAA